The Exiguobacterium acetylicum genome includes a window with the following:
- a CDS encoding GGDEF domain-containing protein → MLKSTYFIRWFPAMLVISFALMILATWTPSISNRIVEQVLQYISLGLIAYFILTAYRKEQTLVVPRRKFWLIALGSLVLSCIGSVLETLRFFDSSISVPAVYSLVLFSISHYVFLYAIFYRIITKRTLGQHVLAFVDAAIIVVFIGLVAFHVLNELTNPGLQTVPYAIIVITNTSLGLFVFFYFTFIQETHWVSRMTLFLLFLSIFIRGIYEVSSVYFPDFSANYLLFFPILIRLAQSAAILWHVDHIEEGTIRTTVIPRSWLPLLAVPLFIHYMVEQEGGKLDIFIILFLLIIRQILIARQHGLIVAQLHDRNEQLASRIEHRKQQIQESEQQVIPLFLGHPDPMIRLDQSGTALYANLAAQRLFHLPDMTIEQVPRTMRHLLETLETDVDEYEDEQQKQYEIIDIPIQIASTSMGRFTILHDVTERKLRQKRIEYHAYHDALTSIGNRRSLERDFSDRLPEMNYLAVVDLDGFKQVNDTYGHEAGDYVLIEVAKRLHDHTNALEQVYRLGGDEFAILLQADDELSLRRKCKAFLQYLRRPYVYKGQSLFVSASIGVTARNQSDLETCLKQADLAMYRVKHRDKNDVSLYRADS, encoded by the coding sequence GTGCTTAAATCGACCTATTTCATCCGTTGGTTCCCTGCCATGCTCGTCATCTCATTCGCCTTAATGATCCTTGCTACATGGACTCCCTCTATTTCTAACCGGATCGTCGAACAAGTACTTCAGTATATATCACTTGGATTGATTGCTTACTTCATTCTTACGGCTTATCGTAAGGAGCAAACATTGGTTGTACCAAGACGCAAGTTCTGGCTGATTGCTTTAGGCTCGTTAGTTTTATCCTGCATCGGTTCCGTTCTTGAGACATTACGTTTTTTTGATTCAAGCATTTCCGTTCCCGCTGTCTACAGTCTGGTTTTGTTTTCGATATCGCATTATGTATTTTTATACGCGATCTTTTACCGGATCATCACAAAACGAACGCTCGGACAACACGTGCTTGCTTTCGTCGATGCTGCGATCATCGTCGTATTTATTGGACTCGTTGCGTTTCACGTTCTCAATGAACTGACGAATCCGGGGCTGCAAACTGTCCCTTACGCCATCATCGTCATTACGAACACGTCACTCGGTTTATTTGTCTTCTTCTATTTTACATTCATTCAAGAAACACACTGGGTATCACGGATGACATTGTTTTTATTGTTTTTATCGATTTTCATTCGCGGCATCTATGAAGTCTCAAGTGTCTATTTCCCAGATTTCTCAGCGAATTATCTGTTGTTTTTCCCGATATTGATCCGGTTGGCGCAAAGTGCAGCGATTTTATGGCACGTTGATCATATTGAAGAAGGAACCATCCGAACGACGGTCATCCCCCGCTCATGGCTCCCTTTACTAGCGGTTCCTTTATTTATCCATTACATGGTCGAACAAGAAGGCGGGAAGCTCGATATCTTTATCATTTTATTTTTGCTAATCATTCGACAAATCTTGATTGCACGTCAGCATGGATTGATTGTCGCTCAATTACACGACCGGAACGAACAGCTTGCTTCACGCATCGAGCATCGAAAACAACAAATTCAAGAAAGCGAACAGCAAGTGATTCCACTCTTTCTCGGTCATCCTGATCCGATGATTCGGCTTGATCAATCCGGAACTGCTCTGTATGCGAATTTAGCTGCCCAACGTTTGTTTCATTTGCCCGATATGACGATTGAACAGGTCCCTCGTACGATGCGTCACTTATTAGAGACACTTGAAACAGATGTTGACGAGTATGAAGATGAACAACAAAAACAGTATGAAATCATTGATATTCCGATTCAAATCGCTTCGACTTCAATGGGACGATTTACGATTTTACATGATGTCACCGAGCGAAAGCTCAGACAGAAACGAATTGAATATCACGCTTATCATGATGCTTTGACAAGTATCGGTAACCGTCGTTCCTTAGAACGAGATTTTTCAGACCGTTTACCTGAGATGAATTATCTGGCAGTGGTCGATTTAGATGGTTTTAAGCAAGTCAATGATACGTATGGTCATGAGGCCGGTGATTATGTATTGATTGAGGTTGCGAAGCGATTACATGATCATACGAATGCTTTAGAACAGGTCTATCGACTAGGTGGAGATGAATTTGCGATTCTCCTGCAAGCTGATGACGAACTATCTTTACGTCGGAAATGTAAAGCCTTCTTACAATATTTAAGGCGCCCTTATGTCTATAAAGGACAATCCCTATTTGTTTCCGCCAGCATCGGTGTGACGGCACGTAATCAATCCGATCTTGAAACATGCTTAAAACAAGCCGATCTTGCCATGTATCGTGTAAAACATCGGGATAAAAACGACGTCTCTTTATATCGAGCGGATTCATGA